The following are encoded together in the Vigna angularis cultivar LongXiaoDou No.4 chromosome 9, ASM1680809v1, whole genome shotgun sequence genome:
- the LOC108346866 gene encoding uncharacterized protein LOC108346866, protein MSEGSKVEKDDDESSDDDTWEVGAEKRLRKNNEDLRALNAKIGVLTRELIEICQTPIFTEEDACGSDEEVAGGVDEAPEVGGDEEAEVGRDRGFKQQDDGNVVDDPLGAYTEVRGEDKTACEDEIVSRSHDKIVCIEIDDDGDEVQPEAVPLVIPPLRSFAGDPRTTVDVDQLYKAVSVREITVYRVVSEIIGQTLSTTSFYTLAPIKYVDNMHHILTAYRKRPQNRHVWTLHNYNSYLRSDHFGLGDFATTDFLFMPFVHDDHWWCYSVKLSSLEIFVIDSLGKGIRDRKRIDTAVAENMARFFCLLMNRPEGSIAPLTVKQANISSQPNLHDCGVIMLKAMEIWDGDEKYNGKSMPQYTTEELLGIRKKYVCD, encoded by the exons ATGAGTGAAGGATCCAAGGTTGAGAAAGATGATGACGAAAGCTCTGATGACGACACATGGGAAGTAGGTGCCGAGAAGAGATTGAGGAAAAACAATGAAGATCTCAGAGCATTGAATGCCAAGATTGGAGTTCTTACTAGGGAGTTAATTGAAATTTGTCAAACTCCAATCTTCACTGAAGAAGATGCATGTGGTAGTGATGAAGAAGTTGCTGGCGGAGTTGATGAAGCACCTGAAGTTGGGGGTGATGAAGAGGCTGAAGTTGGTCGTGATCGTGGATTTAAACAACAAGATGATGGTAATGTAGTTGATGACCCTCTAGGTGCATATACGGAAGTAAGAGGGGAGGATAAAACCGCATGTGAAGATGAGATAGTTTCAAGAAGTCATGATAAAATTGTTTGTATTGAaattgatgatgatggtgatgaagtCCAACCGGAGGCCGTCCCATTGGTTATCCCCCCATTGCGCAGTTTTGCTGGGGATCCAAGGACCACTGTTGATGTAGACCAATTGTACAAAGCAGTCAGCGTCAGAGAGATCACTGTATACAG gGTTGTAAGCGAGATAATTGGGCAAACCTTGAGCACGACTTCATTTTACACTTTGGCCCCGATAAAATACGTTGATAACATG CACCATATTCTTACAGCTTATAGGAAACGTCCACAGAATCGTCATGTTTGGACGCTTCATAACTATAACAGTTATCTGCGTAGCGATCATTTTGGACTTGGAGACTTTGCCACAACTGACTTT TTGTTTATGCCATTTGTCCACGACGATCATTGGTGGTGTTATTCAGTGAAATTAAGTTCATTAGAGATATTTGTGATTGACTCATTGGGTAAGGGGATCAGAGACCGGAAAAGGATAGACACAGCTGTT GCTGAAAATATGGCACGATTTTTTTGCCTCTTGATGAATAGACCGGAAGGTAGTATTGCTCCTTTGACTGTTAAACAAGCAAATATCTCATCccaaccaaactt ACATGATTGTGGAGTCATAATGTTGAAAGCAATGGAAATTTGGGATGGAGACGAGAAATACAACGGAAAAAGCATGCCTCAATATACAACC GAGGAGCTACTTGGGATTAGAAAGAAATATGTATGTGACTAG